In the genome of Methanosarcinales archaeon, the window ACCCTCCGAACTCCTCCATAAACATCCCGACCTTTCTCCTCACAGTCTCACTCTGATACTCCAGTTCATCCTCCACCTCACCCATATCAACCCGCTCAACAATCCTCAGTGCATCCCCAATCGCATCAGTTTCATACGTAGTTACCGAATGGCATGCCTTCATAATAAACAGGTCAGTAAGCGATACTATCCAGATACTAAAACCATTGATCTGCTCTTCTATCAACCTGGCAAACATGGACTGTGTCAGAGCAACATCACCTACAGTACCATATGAGATATCAATATACAGGTTCCTCTCAAAATCGATAAATCTCCAGACATTAGCACTCTTCCTGACCTCGAATCCCTGTGCAGTAAGAGCTTTGGCAAACCAGTAACATTCACCCTGGGTGGGAAATACAAAATCAAGGTCACGGGTAGATTTTTTCAATCCATGGTATAATAATGCAGTGCCTCCCACTGTTATTATACGCGGGTCATCCTTGAGCTGTTTACAGATAACATCCAGTTCCTTTTTGACACTTTCCCACGTCCTAAATCTCAAGGGCATCACCAAAGTATTCTCTTAACCCCTTACCATGCAC includes:
- a CDS encoding nucleotidyltransferase gives rise to the protein MRFRTWESVKKELDVICKQLKDDPRIITVGGTALLYHGLKKSTRDLDFVFPTQGECYWFAKALTAQGFEVRKSANVWRFIDFERNLYIDISYGTVGDVALTQSMFARLIEEQINGFSIWIVSLTDLFIMKACHSVTTYETDAIGDALRIVERVDMGEVEDELEYQSETVRRKVGMFMEEFGGYEKKYCKKI